In Amia ocellicauda isolate fAmiCal2 chromosome 5, fAmiCal2.hap1, whole genome shotgun sequence, a genomic segment contains:
- the LOC136749761 gene encoding BUB3-interacting and GLEBS motif-containing protein ZNF207 isoform X2, whose translation MGRKKKKQMKPWCWYCNRDFDDEKILIQHQKAKHFKCHICHKKLYTGPGLAIHCMQVHKETIDGVPNAIPGRTDIELEIYGMEGIPEKDMEERRRVLEQKTQAESQKKKQNNQEDSDDYEEEEEPGPSFQQQPMQPQTGFMPPMTQPGMPHVPGAPGMPPGNFSGMPPMMPGVPPMMPGMPPVMPGMPPGMMPMGGMMPPGPGMPPMMPGMPPGMPPPVGPRPGMSHLSQAPPVTTPGMLNRPAMPAATAPAPQPTVTKPLFPSAGQAQQAVSGPVGSDFKPLTPATSSEPPKPTFPAYTQSTASTTNASNSTVSKPPATVTSKPATLTTTSATSKLIHPDEDISLEERRAQLPKYQRNIPRPGQTHMGAPPVGPMGGMMPPQQGMPPQQPGMRHPMHGQYGGPPQGMPGFMPGGMPPYGQGPPMVPPFQGGPPRPPMGMRPPVMSQGGRY comes from the exons ATGggaaggaagaagaagaagcagatGAAGCCGTGGTGCTG GTACTGCAACAGAGATTTTGACGACGAGAAGATTCTTATACAGCACCAGAAAGCAAAACACTTCAAGTGTCATATATGTCATAAAAAACTATACACGGGCCCGGGCTTAGCTATTCATTGTATGCAG GTTCACAAAGAAACAATAGATGGTGTTCCCAATGCGATACCTGGCAGGACGGACATTGAATTGGAGATCTATGGCATGGAAGGTATTCCAGAAAAGGACATGGAAGAGAGGAGACGGGTActagaacaaaaaacacaag CTGAAAGtcagaaaaagaaacagaacaaCCAGGAGGATTCGGATGATTatgaggaggaagaagagcCGGGTCCTTCTTTCCAGCAACAACCAATGCAGCCCCAGACAGGCTTTATGCCCCCCATGACCCAGCCGGGAATGCCCCACGTGCCCGGGGCTCCGGGAATGCCACCGGGGAACTTCTCAG GAATGCCCCCCATGATGCCTGGAGTTCCTCCCATGATGCCCGGTATGCCCCCTGTAATGCCCGGAATGCCCCCAGG TATGATGCCAATGGGTGGGATGATGCCCCCTGGACCCGGGATGCCCCCAATGATGCCCGGTATGCCCCCAG GCATGCCTCCACCTGTCGGACCTCGTCCAGGCATGTCTCACCTGTCCCAAGCTCCCCCCGTCACCACGCCGGGGATGCTCAACAGGCCGGCCATGCCTGCAGCAACAGCCCCTGCTCCTCAGCCCACAGTCACCAAACCACTGTTTCCCAGCGCAGGACAG GCTCAGCAGGCTGTGTCTGGACCAGTTGGCTCCGATTTCAAACCTCTCACACCTGCAACGTCCTCAGAGCCTCCTAAACCGACATTCCCAGCTTATACTCAGTCTACTGCTTCGACCACTAATGCATCTAATAGCACTGTATCCAAACCACCAGCTACTGTGACAAGTAAGCCTGCTACCCTCACTACAACGAGTGCAACTAGTAAGTTGATCCACCCTGATGAGGATATCTCGCTG GAGGAAAGGAGAGCTCAGTTACCCAAATACCAGAGGAATATTCCCAGGCCAGGGCAGACCCACATGGGTGCCCCGCCTGTCGGACCAATGGGGGGCATGATGCCTCCGCAGCAGGGGATGCCTCCACAGCAGCCAGGGATGAGGCATCCAATGCATG GGCAATATGGAGGTCCCCCCCAGGGAATGCCTGGTTTTATGCCTGGAGGAATGCCTCCATATGGGCAGGGCCCCCCCATGGTCCCTCCATTCCAGGGAGGACCCCCCCGGCCGCCTATGGGAATGAGACCTCCTGTAATGTCTCAGGGAGGTCGCTATTGA
- the LOC136749761 gene encoding BUB3-interacting and GLEBS motif-containing protein ZNF207 isoform X1, which yields MGRKKKKQMKPWCWYCNRDFDDEKILIQHQKAKHFKCHICHKKLYTGPGLAIHCMQVHKETIDGVPNAIPGRTDIELEIYGMEGIPEKDMEERRRVLEQKTQAESQKKKQNNQEDSDDYEEEEEPGPSFQQQPMQPQTGFMPPMTQPGMPHVPGAPGMPPGNFSGMPPMMPGVPPMMPGMPPVMPGMPPGMMPMGGMMPPGPGMPPMMPGMPPGMPPPVGPRPGMSHLSQAPPVTTPGMLNRPAMPAATAPAPQPTVTKPLFPSAGQMGTRVPSTSTSTAVSSADTLSASSKPLFPSTAQAQQAVSGPVGSDFKPLTPATSSEPPKPTFPAYTQSTASTTNASNSTVSKPPATVTSKPATLTTTSATSKLIHPDEDISLEERRAQLPKYQRNIPRPGQTHMGAPPVGPMGGMMPPQQGMPPQQPGMRHPMHGQYGGPPQGMPGFMPGGMPPYGQGPPMVPPFQGGPPRPPMGMRPPVMSQGGRY from the exons ATGggaaggaagaagaagaagcagatGAAGCCGTGGTGCTG GTACTGCAACAGAGATTTTGACGACGAGAAGATTCTTATACAGCACCAGAAAGCAAAACACTTCAAGTGTCATATATGTCATAAAAAACTATACACGGGCCCGGGCTTAGCTATTCATTGTATGCAG GTTCACAAAGAAACAATAGATGGTGTTCCCAATGCGATACCTGGCAGGACGGACATTGAATTGGAGATCTATGGCATGGAAGGTATTCCAGAAAAGGACATGGAAGAGAGGAGACGGGTActagaacaaaaaacacaag CTGAAAGtcagaaaaagaaacagaacaaCCAGGAGGATTCGGATGATTatgaggaggaagaagagcCGGGTCCTTCTTTCCAGCAACAACCAATGCAGCCCCAGACAGGCTTTATGCCCCCCATGACCCAGCCGGGAATGCCCCACGTGCCCGGGGCTCCGGGAATGCCACCGGGGAACTTCTCAG GAATGCCCCCCATGATGCCTGGAGTTCCTCCCATGATGCCCGGTATGCCCCCTGTAATGCCCGGAATGCCCCCAGG TATGATGCCAATGGGTGGGATGATGCCCCCTGGACCCGGGATGCCCCCAATGATGCCCGGTATGCCCCCAG GCATGCCTCCACCTGTCGGACCTCGTCCAGGCATGTCTCACCTGTCCCAAGCTCCCCCCGTCACCACGCCGGGGATGCTCAACAGGCCGGCCATGCCTGCAGCAACAGCCCCTGCTCCTCAGCCCACAGTCACCAAACCACTGTTTCCCAGCGCAGGACAG ATGGGGACTCGTGTACCGAGCACAAGTACAAGTACAGCCGTTTCCAGTGCAGACACTCTGTCCGCCTCTTCTAAACCGCTGTTCCCTAGCACGGCACAA GCTCAGCAGGCTGTGTCTGGACCAGTTGGCTCCGATTTCAAACCTCTCACACCTGCAACGTCCTCAGAGCCTCCTAAACCGACATTCCCAGCTTATACTCAGTCTACTGCTTCGACCACTAATGCATCTAATAGCACTGTATCCAAACCACCAGCTACTGTGACAAGTAAGCCTGCTACCCTCACTACAACGAGTGCAACTAGTAAGTTGATCCACCCTGATGAGGATATCTCGCTG GAGGAAAGGAGAGCTCAGTTACCCAAATACCAGAGGAATATTCCCAGGCCAGGGCAGACCCACATGGGTGCCCCGCCTGTCGGACCAATGGGGGGCATGATGCCTCCGCAGCAGGGGATGCCTCCACAGCAGCCAGGGATGAGGCATCCAATGCATG GGCAATATGGAGGTCCCCCCCAGGGAATGCCTGGTTTTATGCCTGGAGGAATGCCTCCATATGGGCAGGGCCCCCCCATGGTCCCTCCATTCCAGGGAGGACCCCCCCGGCCGCCTATGGGAATGAGACCTCCTGTAATGTCTCAGGGAGGTCGCTATTGA